GGCGGCCGCCATCCAGGCCACGCTCGCGCCCTTGCAGCCGTTGCGAGCGCGCGGTCACGAGGTAGTGGTGGTGGATGGAGGAAGCTCCGACGGCACGCCTGACATTGCACGGCCGATGGCGGATCGGGTGATCGCCTCCCCGCGAGGCCGCGCTGCACAGCAGAACGCGGGCGCCGCGGCGGCAGCGGGCGACGTGCTTCTCTTCCTTCACGCGGACACGCTTCTTCCACCGGGCGTGGACCGCCTGGTGCTGGATGGAATGAGGACGACGGGACGCGGCTGGGGGCGCTTCGACGTGCGGCTGAGCGGCGCGGCGCGCCCGCTGCGGGTGGTGGAGCGGATGATCAGCCTGCGGTCGCGCCCCACCGGC
This window of the Longimicrobium sp. genome carries:
- a CDS encoding TIGR04283 family arsenosugar biosynthesis glycosyltransferase produces the protein MPRISIIIPALNEAAAIQATLAPLQPLRARGHEVVVVDGGSSDGTPDIARPMADRVIASPRGRAAQQNAGAAAAAGDVLLFLHADTLLPPGVDRLVLDGMRTTGRGWGRFDVRLSGAARPLRVVERMISLRSRPTGIATGDQAIFVRADWFRRAGGFPPIPLMEDVAMSTALKRLGPPLCLRERVTTSSRRWEERGIARTILLMWRLRLAYALGADPARLAERYR